One Rutidosis leptorrhynchoides isolate AG116_Rl617_1_P2 unplaced genomic scaffold, CSIRO_AGI_Rlap_v1 contig180, whole genome shotgun sequence DNA window includes the following coding sequences:
- the LOC139881660 gene encoding abscisate beta-glucosyltransferase-like — MGESDVHSQAACTILNPLSLSLSLSLVHSSMADEVEMFFFPFMGGGHQIPMIDIARLFASHGVKSTIVVAPNNALSFQRSIARDQDSGRPISIHPLDLPPGSKPPNSDMSATPFTDTSMLQEPLRLLLIARQPDCIVVDMFHRWSADVIDAVGVPRIVFNGNGCFSRYVQQLMRIYEPHEKVQSEYEPFEIPGLPDRIVMTRSQLPHFHKSQGGGKPRGRMWNSEDRSLGVVMNSFIDLEPAYVEGFKKEMAKKAWVVGPVSLCNRNVEDKAERGQQAAIDEQSCLSWLNAKETNSVLYVSFGSLARLTPKQLLEIAYGLEASSCSFIWAVGKIFKPSENGEGGREDWLPSGFEERLKESRKGLIIKGWAPQLLILEHPSVGGYMTHCGWNSTLEGVSAGVPMVTFPHSAEQFFNEKLITDVLRIGVQVGSMEWTSWNAEPGPPVGREKVEAAVRKVMDGGEEAAEMRRKAKDLGEKAKRAVEQGGSSYEDAEALIQELKSRKKV, encoded by the coding sequence ATGGGAGAATCAGATGTGCACTCTCAAGCTGCTTGCACCATCCTAAatcctctctctctctccctctctctctcactGGTGCATTCATCAATGGCGGACGAAGTGGAGATGTTCTTCTTTCCCTTCATGGGAGGAGGCCACCAGATCCCCATGATCGACATCGCCCGCCTCTTCGCCTCCCACGGCGTCAAGTCCACCATTGTTGTCGCCCCTAACAACGCCCTCTCCTTCCAACGCTCCATCGCCCGAGACCAGGACTCCGGTCGACCAATCTCCATCCACCCCCTCGACTTGCCCCCAGGCTCCAAGCCGCCTAACTCCGACATGTCGGCCACCCCCTTCACCGACACCTCCATGCTCCAGGAACCCCTCAGGCTCTTGCTCATTGCAAGGCAACCCGATTGCATCGTCGTCGACATGTTCCACCGGTGGTCAGCCGATGTCATTGACGCGGTAGGAGTTCCCAGGATCGTGTTCAATGGGAACGGCTGCTTCTCTCGCTATGTTCAACAGTTGATGCGGATTTACGAGCCTCACGAGAAGGTGCAATCCGAATACGAACCATTTGAGATCCCAGGCCTGCCGGACAGGATCGTGATGACGAGGTCGCAGCTTCCGCATTTTCACAAGAGTCAAGGCGGCGGGAAGCCACGGGGTCGGATGTGGAATTCGGAGGACAGGAGTCTCGGGGTTGTAATGAATAGCTTTATTGATCTGGAACCGGCTTATGTGGAAGGTTTCAAGAAAGAGATGGCCAAGAAAGCTTGGGTGGTCGGACCAGTGTCGCTGTGCAATAGGAATGTGGAGGATAAGGCCGAGAGAGGGCAGCAAGCTGCCATTGACGAGCAGAGTTGCCTGAGTTGGCTCAATGCTAAAGAAACCAACTCTGTCCTTTATGTTAGTTTTGGGAGTTTGGCCAGGTTGACCCCGAAACAACTTCTTGAGATTGCATACGGTCTCGAGGCTTCGAGCTGTTCGTTCATTTGGGCAGTCGGGAAAATCTTCAAGCCGTCCGAAAATGGAGAGGGAGGCCGAGAGGATTGGCTTCCGAGTGGCTTTGAAGAGAGGTTGAAGGAGTCCAGGAAAGGGTTGATTATCAAAGGATGGGCGCCGCAGCTGTTGATTCTCGAACACCCTTCGGTGGGTGGGTACATGACACACTGTGGGTGGAATTCGACTCTGGAGGGCGTGAGCGCTGGCGTTCCGATGGTCACTTTCCCACACTCGGCCGAGCAGTTTTTCAATGAGAAGTTGATCACCGATGTGTTGAGGATTGGGGTCCAAGTTGGGAGCATGGAATGGACATCCTGGAACGCAGAGCCCGGCCCGCCAGTTGGTAGGGAGAAAGTGGAGGCTGCTGTGAGGAAAGTGATGGACGGAGGAGAGGAGGCAGCGGAGATGAGGAGAAAAGCTAAGGATCTTGGAGAGAAGGCCAAGAGAGCGGTCGAACAAGGTGGTTCGTCGTATGAAGATGCCGAGGCCTTGATTCAAGAGCTCAAGTCTCGCAAGAAGGTCTAA
- the LOC139881661 gene encoding scopoletin glucosyltransferase-like gives MDSESHQLHIFFFPFMAPGHMIPMIDMAKMFAMRGCKSTLIATPHDEPTFLRSIAKTKDSGFNINVVTVTLPLKDVGLPEDCGSLSKITTMEMRMTFIRAVMMLDRQIELLIEKLAPDCLISDIFLPWTTEIAAKFGIPRLVFHGSSAFSMAGMECVRLYQPHKKVSCDSEPFIIPNFPGEITLCRMQMQDFVNEENELTKFVNVMKDSEKTCFGVVMNSFYELEPAYADHYRTFLGIRSWFVGPLSLCNKETEDKAHRGNEASIDQHECLKWLDSKQPNSVIYICFGSMTNFNAAQLHEIAVGLEASGQQFIWVVKKDPNAEEGKEEWLPDGYESRIRNKGLIIRGWAPQALILDHEATGGFVTHCGWNSILEAVAAGVPMVTWPVAAEQFYNEKLVTQVLKIGVDIGVKQGVIPFGDSVKSERVEEAVKRVLVGEEAEEMRRRAKALAEMARGAVEEGGSSWSDLGALIQELKSHRLAHTKKI, from the coding sequence ATGGATAGTGAAAGCCATCAGCTTCACATTTTCTTCTTCCCCTTCATGGCTCCCGGCCACATGATCCCAATGATCGACATGGCCAAAATGTTCGCCATGAGAGGCTGCAAGTCCACCCTCATCGCCACCCCCCATGACGAGCCCACCTTCTTGAGATCCATCGCGAAAACCAAGGATTCGGGCTTCAACATCAATGTCGTCACGGTGACATTGCCACTGAAAGACGTCGGCTTGCCAGAAGACTGCGGCAGTCTGAGCAAGATCACTACGATGGAAATGCGCATGACGTTCATAAGAGCTGTCATGATGCTCGACCGACAGATCGAGCTGCTGATAGAGAAACTCGCCCCCGATTGTCTGATCTCAGACATATTCCTCCCCTGGACAACCGAGATCGCAGCCAAGTTCGGCATTCCTAGGCTCGTTTTCCATGGGTCGAGTGCCTTCTCCATGGCGGGGATGGAATGTGTGAGGCTTTATCAGCCTCACAAGAAGGTGTCCTGCGATTCAGAGCCCTTCATCATCCCCAACTTCCCCGGAGAAATCACATTGTGCAGGATGCAAATGCAGGACTTTGTCAATGAAGAGAACGAGTTAACCAAGTTCGTCAACGTGATGAAGGATTCGGAGAAGACTTGCTTTGGAGTCGTCATGAACAGCTTCTACGAGCTCGAGCCGGCTTACGCTGACCATTACAGGACATTCCTCGGGATACGATCCTGGTTTGTCGGCCCGCTTTCGCTGTGCAATAAGGAGACTGAGGACAAAGCACATAGAGGCAACGAAGCATCCATTGACCAGCACGAGTGCCTCAAGTGGCTTGACTCGAAGCAACCCAACTCAGTGATCTACATTTGTTTCGGAAGCATGACGAATTTCAATGCTGCTCAGCTCCACGAGATCGCTGTCGGACTAGAAGCATCAGGGCAACAGTTCATCTGGGTGGTAAAGAAGGACCCTAATGCGGAAGAGGGCAAAGAAGAGTGGTTGCCTGATGGGTACGAATCAAGAATCCGAAACAAGGGCCTCATCATCAGGGGCTGGGCTCCTCAGGCGCTGATTCTTGATCATGAGGCGACTGGGGGGTTTGTGACACATTGCGGGTGGAACTCAATCCTGGAGGCGGTCGCAGCTGGTGTGCCAATGGTGACATGGCCGGTTGCAGCAGAGCAATTTTACAATGAGAAGCTCGTGACCCAAGTGCTCAAGATTGGGGTCGACATTGGGGTGAAGCAGGGGGTCATCCCGTTTGGCGACAGCGTGAAAAGCGAGAGAGTGGAGGAGGCAGTGAAGAGAGTCCTGGTGGGTGAGGAAGCAGAGGAAATGAGAAGGAGAGCGAAAGCACTTGCAGAGATGGCGAGAGGAGCCGTGGAAGAAGGTGGGTCTTCTTGGTCTGATTTGGGTGCACTGATTCAAGAGCTCAAATCGCACAGATTGGCTCACACTAAGAAGATCTGA